One Pectobacterium colocasium DNA segment encodes these proteins:
- a CDS encoding FGGY-family carbohydrate kinase, giving the protein MDYYIGIDIGTSKVKSVLFDADFNELQIASANTVTDSPQPGYAEQNMHHVWDSVLSTLKTLAVSPPLRHGRVRAIGLTGQGEGVWLSDRHGHPIRQAILWSDTRTAEQVHQLKQRPNLEATLFPETGSPLLPCNSAQQLRWLVQHQPDALSNADYFFFAKDWVRFRLTGQANLELTDTGTSLLDLHSETLSKTVLDKLDLHAISALFPPLLYPDDIAGTLSDAVAAQTGLPTGIPVCAGALDVSAAALGIGAIHDGDIFTILGTTCCTGIVCRGLTQVSLQTRFVAHAWPGHYLNLFAMQSGTPNIDWALNALADDADFHTINARIARIPPGSGGVFYQPYLNGERAPFYSTSARAGFFGIEQSTTNAHLLRAVFEGLAYAITDSLSGYPTHGDLYIAGGGAASAIWLQIIADCTGRRVIASSVKELSACGAARLAALSIGENANIVPTVNAQASTFFPDTDAHRQYQTLFPVFRQLRDQLQPLWQARAQALNALENHSAMHSYTTPTSQESLAS; this is encoded by the coding sequence ATGGATTACTACATTGGCATTGATATCGGGACCTCAAAGGTCAAATCGGTGTTATTCGATGCCGATTTCAACGAGCTTCAGATTGCGTCGGCCAACACCGTTACCGATTCTCCGCAGCCTGGCTATGCTGAACAAAATATGCACCATGTATGGGACAGCGTACTTTCTACCCTGAAAACACTGGCCGTTTCGCCACCATTACGCCACGGCCGCGTGCGGGCCATCGGGCTGACCGGTCAAGGAGAGGGTGTCTGGCTGAGCGATCGCCACGGCCACCCCATTCGGCAAGCCATCCTCTGGAGCGATACCCGGACGGCGGAACAGGTTCATCAGCTTAAACAGCGCCCGAATCTGGAAGCGACGCTCTTTCCCGAAACCGGTTCTCCCCTGCTCCCGTGCAACAGCGCGCAGCAATTACGCTGGCTGGTACAGCACCAGCCAGATGCGCTAAGTAACGCCGATTACTTCTTTTTCGCCAAAGACTGGGTTCGCTTTCGACTAACCGGACAGGCGAATCTGGAACTGACGGATACGGGGACGTCGCTGCTGGATCTGCATAGCGAAACGCTGTCAAAAACCGTGCTGGATAAACTGGACTTACACGCCATCAGCGCGCTTTTTCCACCCTTGCTTTATCCCGATGACATCGCCGGCACCCTCAGCGACGCCGTCGCCGCACAGACAGGCCTGCCTACGGGAATTCCCGTCTGTGCTGGCGCACTGGATGTCTCTGCCGCCGCGCTGGGCATCGGCGCCATTCACGACGGCGACATTTTCACCATTCTTGGCACCACCTGTTGCACCGGCATTGTGTGCCGTGGTTTAACGCAGGTGAGTTTGCAAACCCGTTTTGTCGCGCACGCCTGGCCGGGCCACTATCTCAACCTATTCGCGATGCAGTCCGGCACGCCAAATATCGACTGGGCGCTGAACGCGCTGGCTGACGATGCCGACTTTCATACCATCAACGCACGTATTGCCCGCATTCCTCCTGGTAGCGGCGGCGTGTTCTATCAGCCTTACCTTAATGGCGAGCGGGCACCGTTTTACAGTACCTCAGCACGAGCAGGATTCTTTGGCATCGAGCAATCCACAACCAACGCCCATTTACTGCGCGCGGTATTTGAAGGACTCGCCTATGCAATAACCGATTCGCTCAGCGGTTACCCTACCCACGGCGATCTCTACATCGCCGGTGGCGGTGCCGCCTCAGCGATTTGGCTGCAAATTATTGCGGACTGCACCGGACGCCGGGTCATCGCCAGTTCGGTCAAAGAGCTGAGTGCATGCGGCGCTGCGCGCCTCGCCGCCTTATCCATCGGAGAAAATGCCAACATCGTTCCCACCGTCAATGCACAGGCATCAACGTTTTTCCCCGATACCGACGCCCATCGGCAGTATCAGACACTGTTTCCGGTTTTTCGCCAACTGCGCGACCAGCTACAGCCGCTCTGGCAGGCGCGGGCTCAGGCACTTAATGCACTAGAGAACCACAGCGCAATGCATTCGTACACGACGCCCACCTCACAGGAAAGTCTTGCCTCATGA
- a CDS encoding 2-hydroxyacid dehydrogenase has product MKIVFTAEYGGNLDAFRALGELIVDGWAIGQPKLSEAALIRLAENADVIVTSYDDITARVIEACPHLRLIACTRANPVNIDIEAARRRGIPVLYTPGRNADAAAELTLALMLNAARHIPQAHSALKRGEFTRETDTALQTQTGLRQDVVWDVDKHSPYEVFKGGELRNKTLGLIGYGSIGRRVGKLARAFGMQLLIADPYIAAEEIDEPGIRKATLDELFSQSDFVSLHLNSTPQTKGLVNLDRLRRMRPTAYLINTSRAAVIVEADLIAALREKWLAGAALDVYDSEPLWRHHPFITEFDNVVLTPHIAGATRETLVKHTAMIAADLQRFIHGEPLLYEWK; this is encoded by the coding sequence ATGAAAATCGTCTTTACCGCCGAATATGGCGGCAACCTTGATGCCTTTCGGGCGTTGGGGGAACTGATTGTGGACGGCTGGGCCATCGGTCAGCCCAAACTGAGCGAAGCGGCACTGATTCGACTGGCGGAGAACGCCGACGTCATCGTCACCAGCTATGACGATATTACCGCTCGCGTCATTGAGGCTTGCCCTCACCTGCGGCTCATTGCCTGTACTCGCGCCAACCCGGTAAATATCGATATCGAGGCCGCCCGCCGCCGAGGCATTCCGGTGCTTTACACGCCCGGACGCAATGCCGATGCTGCCGCAGAATTGACGCTGGCGCTAATGCTGAATGCCGCACGCCACATCCCTCAGGCCCATAGCGCCCTGAAACGCGGGGAGTTCACGCGCGAAACCGACACCGCCTTACAAACACAGACGGGGTTGCGGCAAGATGTCGTATGGGACGTAGACAAGCACAGCCCGTATGAAGTTTTCAAAGGCGGCGAGCTGCGTAACAAGACGCTCGGCCTCATCGGCTATGGCAGTATCGGTCGCCGTGTCGGGAAACTGGCACGCGCCTTCGGTATGCAACTATTGATTGCCGATCCGTATATCGCCGCCGAAGAGATTGATGAACCAGGCATTCGAAAAGCCACGCTTGATGAGCTGTTTTCACAATCCGATTTCGTCAGCCTGCATCTGAACAGCACACCGCAGACCAAAGGGCTGGTCAACCTCGACAGACTCAGGAGAATGCGCCCTACCGCCTATCTGATCAACACCTCGCGTGCAGCGGTGATTGTCGAAGCCGACCTGATCGCAGCGCTACGCGAGAAGTGGCTGGCAGGTGCCGCACTTGACGTTTACGACAGCGAACCGCTCTGGCGTCATCACCCGTTCATTACCGAATTTGATAACGTGGTACTCACACCGCACATTGCCGGCGCGACGCGGGAGACGCTGGTGAAGCACACCGCGATGATTGCCGCCGACCTACAGCGGTTCATTCACGGTGAACCGCTGCTTTACGAATGGAAATAG
- a CDS encoding carbohydrate kinase family protein codes for MNQFDAVFVGLTILDVAGRPVTGLPEGGGVHFIDEIRLNPAGTASGAAMNAAKLGIRTATAACLGEDEKADFILATYRKLGIDCSLIQRTAAASTSATILTIRPDGERPALHYRGASDHLFIDEQDFDAVCNARFLHHGGTGLLAKMDQGQSARLLRHAKAKGLTTSFDLIAPNAETLGLLTPLLPDVDYFMPSLDEAAFISGLTKPAEIAAFFLDRGVGTCIFKAGVAGSYAFGQGVALRIPAYRVAVSDTTGCGDSYCGGFIAGLAKGWDLEQACQLGSAVSGLVATGLGSDAGVIDWEHTLQFMAEMPTY; via the coding sequence GTGAATCAGTTTGATGCGGTTTTTGTCGGATTAACTATTCTGGATGTCGCCGGTCGGCCAGTGACTGGGTTGCCCGAAGGCGGTGGCGTTCATTTTATCGATGAAATTCGCCTTAATCCTGCCGGAACGGCCAGCGGCGCGGCGATGAACGCAGCCAAACTCGGTATCCGCACGGCGACGGCCGCCTGTCTCGGTGAGGATGAAAAAGCCGATTTTATTCTGGCGACCTATCGCAAGCTGGGCATCGACTGTTCTCTAATACAGCGAACGGCGGCAGCGTCGACATCGGCGACGATTTTGACCATTCGACCGGACGGCGAGCGTCCGGCGCTGCACTATCGCGGCGCATCAGATCACCTGTTCATTGATGAGCAGGACTTTGATGCCGTGTGTAATGCGCGTTTCCTACACCACGGCGGCACGGGGCTGCTGGCGAAAATGGATCAGGGTCAGAGCGCGCGTCTGCTCCGTCACGCCAAAGCGAAGGGGCTAACGACCAGTTTCGATCTTATCGCACCCAATGCCGAGACGCTGGGGTTACTGACGCCGTTGCTGCCGGACGTCGACTACTTTATGCCATCGCTGGACGAGGCCGCGTTTATCTCCGGCCTGACTAAGCCAGCAGAGATTGCGGCTTTCTTTCTCGATCGCGGCGTCGGCACCTGCATTTTCAAAGCGGGGGTGGCCGGGTCTTACGCGTTCGGTCAAGGGGTTGCGCTGCGTATTCCTGCCTACCGTGTGGCGGTCTCGGATACTACCGGCTGCGGCGATAGCTACTGCGGCGGTTTTATTGCTGGTCTGGCGAAAGGCTGGGATCTGGAACAGGCCTGCCAGCTTGGTTCAGCCGTTTCAGGGCTGGTTGCTACTGGTCTGGGGTCTGATGCGGGCGTGATCGACTGGGAACACACGCTGCAATTTATGGCAGAAATGCCTACCTATTAG
- a CDS encoding ABC transporter permease: MKSSSLAAQPALSGSRLGLSFFIRYGFLVILLAFLVFFSLQNPIFLTLGNWGNLLQGSAVLLIVALAMTLVVTAGGIDLSVGVALDFGAAFALVALKVYGLPWQAAVLAALAGGALVGLVNAVLIIHCRIKPFLATLGTWFIGSSIERIYTEGGGPIAYRRMASQYHELAVGDLWGIPVPILIVAVLWLAYYLFFERTIAGKRIHAMGLNAPAALIAGVNVRRTMFWLLIVTSVTCAIGGVVLSANLRQFTPLAGQAYLMDAIAAVFIGTAFHAQGRPNVAGTLIGVLFLGMIANGLNLMGLNFIVKDTLSGVILVLALALSFLQGRLRQRQ, from the coding sequence AAAGTTCTTCTTTGGCGGCGCAGCCTGCGCTGTCGGGCAGCAGGCTCGGGTTGTCGTTTTTTATCCGCTATGGCTTTCTGGTCATTCTGCTGGCCTTTCTGGTGTTTTTCTCACTGCAAAACCCGATATTTTTAACGTTAGGCAACTGGGGGAATCTGTTGCAGGGCAGTGCGGTACTGCTGATTGTGGCGCTGGCCATGACGCTGGTGGTGACGGCGGGCGGGATCGATCTGTCCGTGGGGGTTGCGCTGGATTTTGGCGCGGCCTTCGCGCTGGTGGCGCTCAAAGTCTATGGTCTGCCGTGGCAGGCTGCGGTATTGGCCGCGTTGGCGGGGGGCGCACTGGTGGGGCTGGTGAATGCAGTGCTGATTATCCATTGCCGAATTAAGCCGTTTTTGGCAACGCTGGGGACATGGTTTATCGGTAGCAGCATCGAACGTATCTACACCGAAGGTGGCGGGCCGATCGCTTACCGCCGGATGGCATCGCAGTATCACGAACTGGCTGTGGGCGATCTGTGGGGCATTCCGGTGCCGATTCTGATTGTTGCGGTACTGTGGCTTGCCTATTACCTGTTTTTTGAACGGACGATTGCCGGTAAACGTATTCATGCAATGGGCTTGAATGCGCCCGCGGCGCTGATTGCCGGGGTTAACGTGCGGCGCACGATGTTCTGGCTGTTGATTGTCACGTCAGTGACGTGCGCTATCGGTGGCGTGGTGTTATCTGCCAATCTGCGGCAGTTTACGCCGCTGGCCGGACAGGCGTACCTGATGGACGCCATTGCCGCTGTTTTCATCGGCACTGCGTTCCACGCACAGGGGCGACCTAACGTGGCGGGGACGCTAATCGGCGTGCTGTTTCTCGGCATGATCGCCAACGGTTTGAACTTGATGGGGCTGAATTTCATCGTAAAAGATACGCTGAGCGGCGTGATTTTAGTGCTGGCGTTGGCGCTCTCTTTCCTGCAAGGGCGGCTGCGCCAGCGGCAATAA